A portion of the Meleagris gallopavo isolate NT-WF06-2002-E0010 breed Aviagen turkey brand Nicholas breeding stock chromosome 16, Turkey_5.1, whole genome shotgun sequence genome contains these proteins:
- the LOC104913437 gene encoding uncharacterized protein LOC104913437: protein MSAHNMTWISYPSKSLASTSLEEIEAFIASQNVISRLMHCYIAFFVPTGLIAGVCILVIFIKNYVQNKAMEHSDPLLLHFTISNIMMILLSFTVINRPDYIRATHLACSVLSFLFNFSYFSSQHSLMLLLLILLLKRFPSRTALSTVTQRPMLCVGCILLCAFCLALTQALLVGTDNYHSETDCQLDPLFAWPEYEIVKFTFGFVIPSFLQDNTEITEEHWNSKGRARDEYC from the exons ATGAGTGCTCACAACATGACGTGGATCAGCTACCCAAGCAAGAGCCTGGCTTCCACCTCCCTGGAAGAAATCGAAGCATTCATAGCTTCACAAAACGTCATATCCAGACTTATGCACTGTTACATTGCCTTCTTTGTGCCAACAGGACTGATAGCTGGCGTGTGCATTTTGGTCATTTTCATAAAGAATTACGTGCAGAACAAAGCCATGGAACACTCAGACCCGCTTCTCCTACACTTCACCATCAGCAACATTATGATGATTCTGCTGTCATTCACAGTCATCAACAGACCTGACTACATAAGGGCGACCCACCTGGCCTGCAGCGTTCTGTCATTTCTCTTCAACTTCAGTTATTTCAGCTCTCAGCACTCTTTGATGTTGCTGCTCCTCATATTGTTACTGAAGAGATTTCCATCAAGGACTGCTCTGAGCACAGTAACCCAGCGTCCCATGCTGTGTGTTGGATGCATACTGCTATGTGCCTTCTGCTtggcactgacacaggcacTGCTGGTTGGCACAGATAACTACCACTCGGAAACAGACTGCCAGCTAGATCCATTATTTGCATGGCCTGAATACGAGATCGTTAAATTCACCTTTGGATTTGTAATCCCATCATTTCTTCAG GACAACACTGAAATTACAGAAGAGCATTGGAACTCCAAAGGACGAGCTCGTGATGAATATTGCTGA